A single region of the Salvelinus sp. IW2-2015 linkage group LG20, ASM291031v2, whole genome shotgun sequence genome encodes:
- the LOC111981662 gene encoding protein FAM222A, which produces MLACLQRRQQNLSSQHLVCTPKILDAPPQQPQPSTRKSELSSMNGPRYPSPAELDAFAQKTASSPLSIKIFPSNIRVPQHKQLNRTVNGLDTTCTQHYSPYSGAYQGLLGVVKASVSVVKGVLKNSEGKRTKHSPAQTAAAPYNPLSNNRHGQQKSYHMGSCKPPDGPKMAVPSNIIVAASVIPTPVGQTLASQSDLDVQSLLRQMNRHSHSQALQHGGEAQPSPSRQAVAAVACSDSGFTWGVVPQSSLAYSGAVLPTQSADMAQAGYLERVDYSMWQHQQQQQHYQQGALRMYNNARMGSGGGAVVSRSPETCLPLACSAQLSYRHHPLSAGTNGAGAGIGQDRVSSSPLNCAAMHGEFSVGQYFAPPWNSVLVTPDSDCYNPQELVPGSSMGRARDMGLSQPHPHPNHHPNHQLHPHHHPHPQVYATDQSLGICCGLPSTSLCHASVLSSSLQSLECLISDLHPPCIKESMLGRGYEAVGMPRLLDHNLQHTHVQLPVFR; this is translated from the coding sequence GTGAGCTGTCCTCCATGAATGGCCCTCGGTATCCATCCCCTGCAGAGCTGGATGCCTTTGCCCAGAAGACGGCCAGCAGCCCCCTGTCCATCAAGATCTTCCCATCCAACATCAGAGTGCCGCAGCACAAACAGCTGAACAGGACGGTCAACGGCCTGGACACCACATGCACCCAGCACTACAGTCCCTACTCAGGAGCCTACCAGGGCCTACTGGGTGTTGTAAAGGCCTCCGTCTCCGTGGTCAAAGGCGTGCTGAAAAACTCTGAGGGCAAGAGGACGAAACATTCCCCCGCCCAAACTGCAGCGGCACCATACAACCCTCTCAGTAACAACAGACACGGGCAGCAGAAGAGCTACCACATGGGCTCCTGCAAGCCTCCTGACGGGCCCAAAATGGCTGTTCCCTCTAATATCATTGTTGCTGCCTCTGTCATCCCCACCCCAGTAGGACAGACTCTGGCCTCTCAGTCGGACCTGGACGTCCAGAGCCTGCTGAGGCAGATGAACAGACACTCCCACAGCCAGGCCCTGCAGCACGGGGGAGAGGCCCAGCCGAGCCCCTCACGCCAGGCTGTGGCTGCTGTGGCCTGCTCAGACTCTGGCTTTACCTGGGGAGTGGTGCCCCAGAGCAGCCTAGCGTACTCCGGGGCTGTGCTGCCTACCCAGAGCGCAGACATGGCCCAGGCTGGCTACCTGGAGAGAGTGGACTATAGCATGTGGCAgcaccaacaacaacagcagcactaCCAACAGGGGGCGCTAAGGATGTACAACAATGCTCGAATGGGCAGCGGGGGAGGGGCCGTGGTCAGCCGCTCTCCAGAGACCTGTCTCCCTTTGGCCTGCTCAGCACAGCTCTCCTATAGGCACCATCCCCTCAGTGCAGGCACTAACGGGGCAGGAGCAGGGATTGGGCAGGACCGGGTTAGCTCCTCCCCTCTGAACTGTGCTGCTATGCATGGGGAGTTCTCTGTGGGCCAGTACTTCGCCCCTCCCTGGAACAGTGTTCTGGTCACCCCGGACAGTGACTGTTACAACCCTCAGGAGCTGGTGCCTGGTTCCTCTATGGGCCGGGCCAGAGACATGGGGCTCTCCCAACCCCACCCTCACCCAAACCATCACCCCAACCACCAgctccacccccaccaccatcctCACCCCCAGGTCTACGCCACAGACCAAAGCTTGGGCATCTGTTGTGGGCTGCCCAGCACCAGCCTGTGCCACGCTTCTGTGCTGAGCAGCAGCCTGCAGTCTCTGGAGTGCCTGATCAGTGATCTCCACCCGCCCTGCATCAAGGAGAGCATGCTGGGACGGGGCTACGAGGCAGTGGGGATGCCAAGGCTACTAGACCACAACCTACAGCACACCCACGTCCAGCTGCCTGTGTTCAGATAA